In Methanooceanicella nereidis, a single window of DNA contains:
- a CDS encoding molybdopterin dinucleotide binding domain-containing protein — protein sequence MTGPIELNLITGRTVWQGVAIEGHKHEDTYTKACGIIEMDVSDLKRLRVFPGQTVKVRSDHGEVIVKAVKATQGPHPGLAFIPMGPWANQVIDPKTYSTGMPHFKGVRITVEPAPGEKVLNGIELLQKTTLNLEKK from the coding sequence ATGACCGGGCCAATTGAACTGAACCTCATAACCGGCCGCACAGTATGGCAGGGAGTCGCCATAGAGGGCCACAAGCATGAAGATACGTATACAAAAGCTTGCGGGATAATCGAGATGGACGTAAGCGACCTGAAGAGGCTTCGCGTCTTCCCGGGGCAGACGGTAAAGGTCAGGTCAGATCATGGGGAGGTCATCGTCAAAGCCGTCAAGGCGACACAGGGACCTCATCCCGGCCTTGCTTTCATCCCTATGGGGCCGTGGGCGAACCAGGTCATTGACCCCAAGACATATTCGACAGGCATGCCCCATTTTAAAGGAGTGAGGATAACGGTGGAGCCTGCTCCCGGCGAGAAGGTGCTGAACGGCATAGAGCTATTACAAAAAACGACCTTGAATCTGGAGAAGAAATAA